CGGTAAATGAGCGCCCGATCTACCTGTAAAAGCTTACGAACCTCAATGACTGTAGTTCTTAACAAGGTGTCAACATTTTCTGCTTGACGCATCTGAGCGAAAATGCTGAATAATTTTTGCCGAGTCTGCTTCGTATGTTGCTCACAAGCGACAGCCAGATGAGTTTGATATTCTGTTTGCAACTGTTGAACGCACTTTTCCAGCAGAAGAACTTTTTGCTGAGCTTCAGGTTTTAGTGAATCTCCTAGAAGATCTGCTTTAATAGCATTCACTAATTCAGAAGCTTGATGTAACTCAGAATAACCGATGAACTCTGCTGTTTTTACATTACCATTTTGGGACTGGGAATCAAATATCTGCTTGGTTTGCTCAAAATCCTGTAAAACCATGTTTACATCCTTGAAGATTATCGTTTGATGATTGCTAAGAAACTGTTGTTCGGTGTATTTGCCACAGGGGATACTGAGTAATTGCTGTGACATCTAACACAATATTGCCATTTGGCAAAGCTCCTAGAACAAAAGGTAGGAGTTTAGGAGGAAATAAGCCAGGTGCTGCTTTTTGCAGTTGTTGCAAGTCGTATGATTCAATGTCATCAACTTGTGGTACTACTAGACCTATAGCTTGTTCGTTGACCTTAACGACTATTGCCACAGGAGTTGCCTGCATCGTCAGATGAGGATATCCAATAAGATGGTTTAAGTCTAAAAGCCACAGCATTTCTCCTCGCCAGTGACAAATTCCCAAAATACAACTTGGCATTTCAGGAATAGGTAGAATGGATGCTAAATTAACCCGCGATATTTCGCCAATTTGTTCTAGAGGTAATAGTCCACTATCCTGAAGTCCAAGGGGAAAGCGAAGCAATTTAGAAAGGTTAATTTCTGGGAGGAGTGGATTTAGTTCCAGTGGCTCAAAACTAGTCACTGCGAGTACAGATTTCGGTTCTGTCTGCATAATTTGTTTAGTTCTAAATTATCGTTACAAATTGCTATTCGATTAATTTTTTAATCCCAAATTGCGAATAACTAAGTGATTTTTCTACGCCAATATTGAAGCTGTGAAGTTAATTGCTGAATTGTTTGAACTAAGTGTTGGTGGTTTACTGGTTTAGGTATATAAGCATCAGCTCCCAACATCGAACCCCAAAGTTT
This portion of the Brasilonema sennae CENA114 genome encodes:
- a CDS encoding chemotaxis protein CheW, whose product is MQTEPKSVLAVTSFEPLELNPLLPEINLSKLLRFPLGLQDSGLLPLEQIGEISRVNLASILPIPEMPSCILGICHWRGEMLWLLDLNHLIGYPHLTMQATPVAIVVKVNEQAIGLVVPQVDDIESYDLQQLQKAAPGLFPPKLLPFVLGALPNGNIVLDVTAITQYPLWQIHRTTVS